CCGCGCGCGGCGGCCGTCCCGGCCCCCTGGAAGAGCGACTTGAGCGGCGCCGGGACCGGGGCCGGCGGCTCCGCGGGGATCTCACGGATCAGCGCGACGGCGACGGCGGACGCGAGGAACACCGCGGCCGTCACGTACAGGGCGAGGCCGGCGCGGGAGCCGCCGCCGAGCGTCGCGTCCGCGACGAGCGCGACGACGGCGAACAGCGGCGCGGCGGCCAGCGCCGGACCGAACAGGACGCGGTTCGCCGACCGGCGGGCGGCGGCGCGCGTCTCCTCGTCGGCCGCCATCGCGGGCAGCGAGGCGCGCACGGTCGGCGCCCACAGCAGGTTCAGGCACGCGACGAGGAACGCGGCGGCCATCGTCCACGGCAGCATTCCGAGCAGCGGCACCGTCACGATGATCACGAGCCGCAGCACGTCCGCGATGATCAGCATGAGCCGTCGGTCGACCCGCGCGGCGAGCGTCCCGCCGAGCGGCGCCAAGAGCACCGCCGGCAGCAGCATCAGCGCGAGGACGCCGCCGACCGCCTGCGCGCGGACCCCCTCGTCGTCGCGGGTCAGCATCGCGGCCATCGCGGTCAGTGCGGGGACGGTCAGCCACATCCCCAGCGCCGACAGGGACACGGCGGTCCGCAGCCGCCGGAGCGGCCCGACCATCGAATGCGACGAAGGTGACGAAACACCCGGCGGCGGGGAGGCTGCGGGGTGCGGCCGGGGTGCGCCCGTTCTGGTCATGTCGGTCAGGGTATCGGCGCGGATGTCCCTAGGAGCCGGACTTTGCGGAGGTTCGGCGGCGCGTTGCCGTCTTCTTCGCCGGCTTCTTCTTGCCGCCGCTCGCCGCCACCTTCTCGCGCCGCTCGGCGAGCAGCTCCGCCGCCCGCTGCAGCGTGATCGACTCGACCTCGTCGCCCTTGCGCAGGCTCGCGTTCGTCTCCCCGTCGGTGACGTACGGGCCGAACCTGCCCTCCTTCACCACCACCGGCTTCTCGCTGAACGGGTCGTTGCCCAGCTCCCGCAGCGGCGCCGAGGCCGCCGCGCGGCGCCCGCGCTGCTTCGGCTGCGCGAACAGCTCCTTGGCCTGCTCCAGCGTGATCGTGAACAGTTCCTCTTCGGAGTTCAGCGAGCGGCTGTCGCTGCCCTTCTTGATGTACGGGCCGAACCGCCCGTTGTGCGCCGTCACCGGCTCGCCGTCCAGCTCGCCGAGCGTCCGCGGCAGCGACAGCAGCTTCAGCGCGTCGTCCAGCGTGATCGTGTCGAGCGACATCGACTTGAACAGCGAGCTGGTGCGCGGCTTCGGGGCGTCGGACTTCTTCGTCCGCTTCTTCTTCTCACCCTCCGCCGGCTCCGGCAGGATCTCCGTGACGTAGGGGCCGAACCGGCCCGACTTCGCCACGATCGTGTGCCCGGTCTCCGGGTCCACGCCGAGCTCCCGGTCGCCGGACGGCCGCGAGAACAGCTCCTCGGCCTTCTCGGCGGTCAGCTCGTCCGGCGCGATGTCGTCGGGGATGTTGACGCGCTCGCCGTCGCGGTCCAGGTACGGGCCGTACCGCCCGACCCGCACCACGATGTCGGTGCCCTTGATCGGGAAGGAGCTGATGCCCTTCGCGTCGATGTCGCTGATGTCGCTGACCAGCTCCTTCAGGCCCTCCTCGGAGTTCTCGCCGTCCCCGAAGTAGAACCGCTCCAGCCAGCGGACGCGCTCCGCCTCGCCCCGGGCGATCTCGTCGAGACCGTCCTCCATGTGGGCGGTGAAGTCGTAGTCGACCAGGTTGCCGAAGTGCTGCTCCAGCAGGTTCACCACGGCGAACGCCAGGAACGTCGGGACCAGCGCCGTGCCCTTCTTGAACACGTACTCCCGGCCGATGATCGTGCTGATGATCGCGGCGTAGGTCGACGGCCGGCCGATCTCCCGCTCCTCCAGCTCCTTCACCAGGCTGGCCTCGGTGTAGCGGGCCGGCGGGCGGGTCGAGTGGCCCTCCGCCTCCACGGCCGCCGCGGTCAGCGCGTCGCCCTCCGCCAGGTTCGGCAGGCGCCGCTCCTGGTCGTCCCGGTCGGTGGCCGGGTCGTCCGCGCTCTCCACGTACGCCTTGAGGAACCCGTGGAACGTGATGGTCTTGCCGGTCGCGCTGAACTCGGCGCGCTCGCCGTCCGTCGACTCGCCCGTGACGCGGATCGACACCGACTGGCCCGCCGCGTCCTTCATCTGGGACGCGATCGTCCGCTTCCAGATCAGCTCGTACAGCCGGAACTGGTCACCGGACAGGCCCGTCTCCGCCGGGGTGCGGAACGTGTCGCCCGCCGGGCGGATCGCCTCGTGCGCCTCCTGCGCGTTCTTCACCTTCGACGCGTACACCCGCGGCCTGTCCGGCACGTACTCGCCGCCGAACAGCGCCGCCGCCTGCCGCCGCGCCGCCGCGATCGCCGTCTCCGACAGCGTTATCGAGTCGGTCCGCATGTAGGTGATGAAGCCGTTCTCGTACAGCTTCTGCGCCACCGACATCGTGTACTTCGCGGAGAAGTTCAGCTTGCGGCTGGCCTCCTGCTGGAGGGTGGTCGTCCGGAAGGGCGGATACGGCTTGCGCGTGTACGGCTTCCGCTCGACGGACTTGACCTCGTACGGCCGTCCCCGCAGCCGCTCGGCCAGGCCCCGCGCCGCCTCCTCGTCCAGGTGCAGGACGTCCTTCGTCTTCAGCGTGCCGTCGGACGCGAAGTCACGGCCCTGCGCCACGCGCTTGCCGTCGACGGACACGAGCCCGGCCTTGAACGCCTTCGGCTCCTCGTCCCTGCCGGTGTCGAACTGGGCCGCGATGTCCCAGTAGTGGGCGGGGACGAATGCGATCCGCTCCCGCTCCCGCTCCACGACCAGCCGCGTCGCCACCGACTGCACCCGGCCCGCCGACAGCTTCGGCATGACCTTCTTCCACAGGACGGGGCTGACCTCGTAGCCGTAGAGGCGGTCCAGGATGCGGCGCGTCTCCTGCGCGTCCACCAGCCGCAGGTTCAGCGAACGGGGGTTCGCGGCCGCCTGCTGGATCGCGTCCTTGGTGATCTCGTTGAACACCATCCGGTGGACCGGGACCTTCGGCTTCAGGACCTCCTGGAGGTGCCAGGCGATCGCCTCGCCCTCCCGGTCCTCGTCCGTCGCGAGGTAGAGCTCGTCGGCCTCCGCGAGCAGCTTCTTCAGCTTCTGCACCTGCTGGCGCTTGTCGGAGTTCACGACGTACAGCGGTTCGAAGTCGCGCTCGACGTTCACGCCGAGCTTGGCCCACGGCTCGCCCTTGTACTTGGCCGGCACCTCCGAGGCGCTACCCGGGAGGTCCCGGATATGGCCGATACTGGACTCCACGATGTAGCCACGACCCAGGTACCCGGCGATCGTCTTCGCCTTCGCGGGCGACTCGACGATCACCAGGCGGGTACCGGCGCCGTTGCCCCGGCCACTCTTCGCGGTGCCGTTGTTGGCTGGCACAGTCGCTCCAACCTCGCTGTCTCGGTCCTTCTGAACAGGCTTCCTCTTACCGGCATTACAACGTCGCAGGACGGCGCGTTCATGCCCGCGGCTCACCTCGACCGCATCGACACCGCCGCACCACCGTCGTTCCGCCCCGGGACGGGATTCTCATCGCCGCGCGCCCAAGACAGGATGACATGCCGCCGGGCCCGGCGCGGACCGGGACGCCCCGGTACGCTGTCGCTTCCCCGGTAGACCTAGTAATAATGGTCGCAATGGCGGAGTACTCATACCTCGTCCTGTCGCTGCCCCGCGGAACCACCCGGGACGCCGCGCGGCGGATCCTCACCGAGCACGCAGAGCACGGCGGCTGGGAGATCGATCGGTTGCGCCTCTACCCGGACGGCCGCCGCCGTATTCGGCTCCGCCGCAAGGTCATCCGCGCCGTCCGCACGTTCTGAGCCCGTTCCCGCCCGAGCCCGTCCGCTCCGCCGGTCCGGCGGGAGCGTAGCACTCCGCACCCCGCCTCCGGCGCGATCCCGCAAGGCGCCTCCGGCGCGATGCGGGCGAGAGGGCTCCGCCCGCCCCGGTCCGCGCCCCCGGGACGGGCGAAGCGTCTGCGCCGGCCGCGGCGGGTCAGCGGCCGCTCCTCCGGACCGCCCTCAGCACCCCGGCCGCGAGGGCCAGCAGCCCGGCGGCCGCGAACGTCCATGCGGCTCCGGCGTCGTCGTCGGCAGGGGGACGCCGCCCCGCCGAGATGTCCGTCATCGCCCGGCTCTCCGACGGCGCCTCCCGCGCCGCCGTCCCGTGCGCCGGTGGACCTTCTGCCTCGGAGACGCTCACCTGCTCGTGGCTCACCGGACCGCCGCCGAGCCCGGCCGAAGGTACAGCCCACGCGGGGACGTCGCGCGTTCTCAGCGGATCGTCACAGGGCTCGCCGGGGCAACCGTCGACCGGCAGGGAGACCGGCAGGCCGGGCCAGATGCCGCCGAGGTCCGCGCCGTCCGCCACGGCGGTGCGAGGCGGGGCGGCGACGGCGCCCAGGGCGACGATGCCGGCGGCCGGCGCCGCGGCGCGCAGAAGGCCTTTCGCCATGCTGTTCCGTTCGTGAAGGGGGGCATGCGAGGGCACGGAGCCGTCGGTCAGCCACGAGACCGGACGCCCGAACCACCCTCGACGAACGGTGACGATATCACCACGCAGAGCGAAGGCATCGGCAAAGTCAGGCGCGATCGAGGAATTTGTCGAGGACCCTGACCCCGAACTTGAGACCGTCCACCGGAACCCGCTCGTCCACCCCGTGGAACATGCCGGAGAAGTCCAGCTCGGGGGGCAGCTTCAGCGGGGCGAACCCGAAGCACCGCATGCCGAGCCGCGCGAACGACTTGGCGTCCGTCCCGCCGCTCAGGCAGTACGGCACCGGCAGTGCGCCCGGGTCCTCCGCGGTCAGCGCCGCCTCCATCGCCGCGACGAGCGCACCCTCGTAGTCGGTCTCGACCGCGTGGTCGTAGTGGACGAAGTCCCGCTGCACGTCCGGCCCGAGAAGCTCGTCCACCACCTGGAAGAACTCCTCCTCGTGGCCGGGCAGGAAGCGCCCGTCCACCTGGGCCGTGGCGCTCTGCGGGATGACGTTCGTCTTGTATCCGGCGTCCAGCCGCGTCGGGTTCAGGGTGTTCCGCAGCGTCGCCCCGATCATCCGCGCCATCGGCCCGATCTTGTCGAGGCACTCCTCCGGCCGCTCCGGGTCGAACTCGACCCCGTACGCCATGCAGACCCGCTCCAGGAACGCCCGCACCGACTTCGTCAGCCGCACCGGGAACTCGTGCGACCCCAGCCGCGCCACGGCCCCCGCCACGGCGGTCACCGCGTTGTCCGGATGCACCATCGACCCGTGGCCCGCGGTGCCCCTGGCGGTCAGGTTCATCCACGCGATGCCCTTCTCCGCCGTCTCGATCAGGTACATCCGCCGGTCGCCCGGCACCGTCAGGCTGAACCCGCCGACCTCCCCGACGGCCTCCGTGCACCCCTCGAACAACTCCGGGTGCTCCCTGACGAGCCACTGCGCGCCCCACTTGCCCCCGGCCTCCTCGTCGGCCAGGAACGCCAGCACCACGTCCCGCGGCGGCCTGCGCCCCTCCCGCAGCCGCTGCCGGACGACCGCCAGGATCATCGCGTCCATGTTCTTCATGTCCACGGCCCCGCGGCCCCAGACGCAGCCGTCGATGATCTCCCCGCCGAACGGGTCGTGCGTCCAGTCCTCCGCCTGAGCCGGCACCACGTCGAGATGCCCGTGCAGCAGCAGCGCGTCCCGCCCCGGGTCCTCCCCCTCGATCCGCGCCACGAGACTCGCCCGCCCCGGATGCGACTCGAGGATCCGCGTCTCCAGCCCGACCTCCTCGAGCTTCTCCGCGACGTACTCGGCCGCCTCCCGCTCCCCCGGCCCCGAGTGGTCCCCGGGGTTGCTCGTGTCGATCCGGATCAGCTCCTGGCAGAACCGGACGACCTCGTCCTCAGCGGTCGGCTCCTGGCCCACAGTGATCACCTTCGCGCCTCGTGTGCTGACCTACCGCCCCCCATGGTGCCCCGCCGATCGACTTCGCCGCGACTCGTCTCCTTTGGTATGGTGAACCGGCCGCAGGCAACATGCGGCCTGCAACCAGGTCCGGGTGGCGGAATAGGCAGACGCGCTAGCTTGAGGTGCTAGTGCCCTTCACGGGGCATGGGGGTTCAAGTCCCCCCTCGGACACCACAGGTCACCCTAGAGCAACGTTCGGGAGTGACGATCCGATCCGGGTCGAGGACAGCCTCGGCTCGGATTTCTTGTTCGCCCGGATGGTAGGTGAGCTGCGCACGCGAGTTCGGATCCTGTTGCGCTCGCCTTTGGACAGCCCGCCGAAGACCGACATGATCATGTCGTGCGCTTCGTTCTCCGGATCGCTCGGACCGCCGACCTCGGGAACCCACAGCGGTACGCCGTAGTGGTCGAACACGGGGAAGGTCAGGCCGTACTGTCCGCCGCAGAACGCACGGTGCGGTTCACCGACCACCACCGCGTCGAAGCCTCCCTGAGAAGGCACAGGTGCCCGCGGTACGCGGCGCTGCAGTCCCGTAGATCTGCTGCATCCTCTCGGTCGGCGCTTCCCGCAGGGCGACGACCGGCGGTCCGTCCGCGGGACGGACGCGGAGCAGATATCTGTGATCTGGGTCACTTCCCATCATGAAACGGCCCGCTGTCTCGTCTCTGTTGGGCGAGTGCAACGAACGCAGACGAACGGAGACGTCGTGAAGCGCTTCAGTGCGATGCGTCACCTGCAGGACGGGGTCACGTCATGACCGCGGCCATCGCTACGTCCGAGTTGGTGAAGACCTTCGGTTCCACCCGTGCGCTGGATGGCCTCGACCTCACCGTGGAGACCGGCGAGGTGCACGGGTTCCTCGGGCCGAACGGCGCCGGCAAGTCCACCTGCATCCGGGTGCTCCTCGGGCTGCTGCGGGCCGACGCCGGCCGGGCGGAGGTGCTCGGCGGCGACCCGTGGTCCAGCGCGGTGGAACTGCACCGCCGGATGGCGTACGTGCCCGGGGACGTGGAGCTCTGGCCGAACCTCACCGGCGGTGAGGCGATCGACCTGCTCGGCCGGCTCCGCGGCGGCCTCGACCGCGGCCGCCGGGCCGAACTGATCGAGCGGTTCGACCTCGACCCCAGCAAGAAGGGCCGCACCTACTCCAAGGGCAACCGGCAGAAGGTCGCGATCGTGGCGGCGCTCGCGTCGGACGCGGAGCTGCTGCTGCTCGACGAGCCGACCTCCGGGCTCGACCCGCTGATGGAGGTCGTGTTCCAGGACGTGGTCAAGCAGCTCAAGGCGGAGGGACGCACGGTGCTGCTCTCCAGCCACATCCTGGCCCAGGTCGAGCACCTCGCCGACAAGGTCAGCATCATCCGGCAGGGCAAGATCGTGCAGTCGGGGACGCTCGCCGAGATGCGGCACCTCACCCGCACCACCATCGAGGCCAGGACCGGGCGCCCGGTCACCGGCCTGGAGGGCGCGCCCGGCGTCCACGACCTGGAGGCCACCGGCGACCGGGTGCGGTTCGCGGTCGACGGCGACCACCTCGACGCCGCGGTCCGCGTCCTGAGCCGGTTCGAGATCCGCAGCCTGGTCAGCCACCCGCCGACGCTGGAGGAGCTCATGCTGCGCCACTACGGCGACGAGCTCGCCGCGGCCGGCAACGGCACCGGCCGGGAGCCCGTCCCCGCCGGCGGGGAGGAGCGGTGACCGCGACCACCGCCCGGGAGCAGACCCGGGCGCCCGCCGCGCCCGCGCAGGGCGGTGCGCTCGCGGGCGCCGGCACGCTGGTCCCGTTCATCCTGCGCCGCGACCGGATCAAGCTGCCGGCCTGGCTGCTGGGCATCACGTTCTTGCTCTTCTACTTCCACAACGTCGTCGCCCAGGCGACCGAGACGGAGGAGCAACTCCAGGACGTCAGGCGGTTCATGGAGGGGACCATCGGCGCCCTGTTCGGCCCCGGTTACGGCCGCGACGACATCACCACGGAGCGGTACCTCACCAACGTCTACGGCGTGTTCTTCTTCGTGCTCGCGGCGCTCATGAGCATGCTGCTCGTCTCCCGGCACACGAGGGTGGAGGAGCAGAGCGGCCGGTCCGAGCTCATCCGCTCCAACGTGGTGGGGCGGCACGCCCAGCTCACCGCGACGCTCGCCGTGGCGGCCGGCGCGAACATCGTGCTGGCCCTGCTGCTCGCCGGCGCCCTCGCCGCGAACGGCCACGACGCCGGCCAGGGGCTGCTGTTCGGCGCCGCCGTCGCGGCCGTCGGGCTGGTGTTCGCCGGGATCACCGCGCTCACCGTGCAGGTCACCGAGTACTCCCGGACCGCGACCTCGCTCGCGGGCGCGGTGCTCGGCACGGCCTGGGTGGTCCGCGCCGTGGGCGACATGCTGGGCGACCACGGCAGCCCGCTGTCGTGGTTCTCGCCGCTGGCCTGGTCGAACCAGACCCGGGTGTACGTGGACGGCCGGTGGTGGCCGCTGCTGCTGTCGGCCGGGCTCGCGGCGGCGGCCGCGGCCCTCGGCTACGCGCTGTCGGGCCGCCGGGACGTCGGCGCCGGACTGGTCGCCGCCCGCACCGGGGCGCCGGAGGCGGCGCCGTGGCTCGGCTCGCCGCTCACTGCCGCGTTCCGGCTCCAGCGGGCCGCCCTGATCTGGTGGACGGCGGCGCTGGCGGCGTTCGGCTTCGTCTTCGGAGCGGTCACCGACCAGATCGCAGACCCCGACGACATCAGCGGAGACCGGCTGGAGATGTTCGGCGGCTCCCTGGACACCCTGGCAGACGGCTACCTCGGCGTGATCACGCTGTTCATCGCGGTCTTCGCGGGGGTGATGGTCGTCCTCGGCGTCCAGTCGGTCTGGGCGGAGGAGAGCAAGGGCCGGGCCGAGCCGATCCTCGCGACCGCGACCAGCCGGACGTCCTGGTTCGGCGGCTACCTCGCGGTGATCGCGGCCGGCCTGGTCGGACTGCTGCTGGTGGCCGGGTTCGCGACCGGTCTCGGCGCGGCCGTCTCGCTGGGCGACGGCTCCTACATCCTGGACGTGACCGCGGCCCACCTGGCGCACGTCCCCGGCGTCCTGGTCATGCTGGGGATCGCGGCCCTGCTGTTCGGCGTGTTCCCCCGGGCGATCGGCGTGGTCTGGGCCGTGCTCGGCTACAGCCTCTTCGCCGGGCTCTTCGGGACGATCACGGACATGCCGCAGGCGGCGCGCAACCTGATGCCCATGGAGCACGTCGGGCAACCGCCCCTTGACGGCGTCTCCTGGACGGCGACGGTCGTCCTTCTCCTGGTCGCCGTCGCGCTCTCGGCGGCCGGGCTGGCCGGTTTCCGGCGCCGCGACCTGAAAGGGCGATGAACGGCCCGTTTGATGATCAGGCGGCCCCCCGGGACTTCCCGGGGGGCCGCGGTATGCAAACCGCGCCTGGAGCATCGAGTGATGAATCCCCTGGAAAAGCCCGTCACCGGCGCTAGGCAGCGGCATCCCGTCTTGCTACGGTGCATTCCATGGCGCAGCAGGAGTCACCGGCGCATTCAAGGCTGAACGAATCCGCGGGAAGGGGTTCCGGACCATTCGGCGGTGACTGCGGCCGTCGGCGCGTATTCGGATACCGATGCCACGCCGGTCCGTCCGGGCGCCGCAGCACGCGGTGGTGCGCGGCCTGCGGCAAGGGATCGATCTAACGCGATATGTCCATCTCGGAACTGTACGGCGAGCTGCGACCCCGGGCATTCTCCATCGCCTACCAGATGCTGGGCAGCATCAGCGAGACCGAGGACGTGGTGCAGGAGGCGTTCCTGCGGATGCACCAGGCCCTGCAACGCGACGAACGGATCGACTCGCCGCGGGCGTACATCACCACGCTGGTCACCCGGCTGGCGATCGACCAGTTCCGCTCGGCGCGGGCGCGCCGGGAGCGGTACGTCGGCGAATGGCTGCCGGAGCCGCTGGCCGCCGAGTCGACGCCGGCCGACCAGGTCGAGATCGTCGACTCGCTGTCGCTGGCGTTCCTGGTGCTGCTGGAGAGCCTGACCCCGCACCAGCGGGCCGCGTTCCTGCTGCGCGACGTGTTCGAGTACCCGTACTCCGAGGTCGCCGACATCATCGGCACCGATGTGGACGGCACGAGGCACCTGGTCGCGCGGGCCCGCACCCATGTGCGCAAGCACCGGTCGCGCTACAACGCCACGCCGCGGCAGCGGGACGAACTCGCCCGGCGCTTCTTCGCCGCCACCGAGCGGGGCGACCTGTCGTCCCTGGAGGAACTGCTCGCCCGGGACGTGACGCTGCACGTCGACGGCGGCGGGAAGGTGCCGGCGCAGCTGCGTCCGGTGAACGGGCGGCAGCGCGTGGCACGGGCACTGGTGGGCGCGATGTCCGTGCTGTCGCGCCGGGGCGTGCACGTCCACGCGACCGAGGTCAACGGCCGGCCCGGCGCCGTCACGGTCGACGAGGACGAGCGGCCGACCGGCGTCCTGGGGCTCGACTTCCACGACGGCCGGATCGGCGCGATCTACTTCATCGCCAATCCCGACAAGCTCCAGCGCGTCGGCCGGGTCGGCGGCCGCGACCTGCTCCGGGCGGGCCCGCACTCCGGCGAGGCCGGCGCCTGACCGGCGGCCGCGGCGCCCCGGCTCTCGCCGGGGCGCCGGGGATGCGGCGCGGCGGCTAGTCAGCGGATTCGGACACGCTCGCGTGCATGTGCTTCACCAGCCGGGGACGCCACTGGTAGTACGCGTTGACCTTGCAGTACTCACCCTCCTTCGGCGAGGTGGCGAGGTAGACGACCTTGGGCTCGTCGACGCCGTACGGGATCTCCGTCAGGAAGTGCTCGATCTTCGGGTCCACGCGCTCGAGCAGCGACAGCGGCTCCCGTGTGATCGCGGAGTAGCAGAACCGCTGGATCTTCGGGGAGTCCCAGCTCAGGGTCGCGTAGAAGCCGAACGCCTGCCGGGCGAAGTTCAGCATCTGCTCGCTCGGTTCCGGCATCTCCATGTCTCGGAGCATCGACTTCACGGCCTCCGGCTTGAGGCATTCGTCCGCCTCACCGAAGTACACGTTCATCGTCTTGTGCTCGTAGTCCATCCCGATCAGGGTGACGTTCTCCGCCAGACCGTGGCGGGCGAAGAGGTCCATGTTCGCGGCCAGGCCGGTCGCCATGGACGGGATCTCGGCGAGGTCCGACAGCTTCTGCATGCTGTCGCCGGGGAAGCACGACCACGCCTTCTGGAAGCCGCCCACCACTCCGAAGTCGATGCCGTAGCTTTCGACGGGCAGCCGCTTCTCGATGTCCGCCAGCAGGTCGCCGACGGGGTGGTCCGTCCCTTCCAGGAGGCCCTTTGAGAGGGCCAGGGCATACGGGTCGACGTCGCCCGGGAGCATCATCATGTGGCAGTTGACCTCTCCGGCGTGACGCGCGTCCGTCGCCAGCCGGAAGAGGATCGCGGCCTTCGGGATCGCGGCCTGGAACGCGCTCAGGACCGGCCATACCTTGTCGCGCGAGCAGGGTACGTCCAGCAGGCCGGTCGTTTTCTCGATGGCCGAGTACAGGTTTTCCGCGGCTTCCCTGGACATGCGTCCTCCATACGTCACTCTCGGTGTCTTCCCGAGCCGGGCGGCGATGGGCCGTCCCGGCTCGCGGTCCCTTCCAGACGGGGCCGTTCTCATGCCGGGCCCGTTTCCGTGCGGGGCAGAGCGCTTTTCGCCGCCGCCTATGCGTCCAGGTAGCGCTGGATGGTGGGGGCGAAGGTCTCGACGAGTTCGTCCACCGACGTCGAGGCGATCGGCTCCATCTTCATCACGTAGCGCGTCATGATCACGCCCACGACCTGGACCACCACCGCATTGAGGTTCAGCCGCGGGGCCTCGACGACCTCGCCGACCCGTTCCACCAGCATGGACGAGAAGTGGTCGCGAAGCCTGGCCGCGCCCGCGTCGCTGGTGGCGGCGGAGCGGATCTTCTCCAGGAGCTGCGG
The sequence above is drawn from the Actinomadura hallensis genome and encodes:
- the topA gene encoding type I DNA topoisomerase, with the protein product MPANNGTAKSGRGNGAGTRLVIVESPAKAKTIAGYLGRGYIVESSIGHIRDLPGSASEVPAKYKGEPWAKLGVNVERDFEPLYVVNSDKRQQVQKLKKLLAEADELYLATDEDREGEAIAWHLQEVLKPKVPVHRMVFNEITKDAIQQAAANPRSLNLRLVDAQETRRILDRLYGYEVSPVLWKKVMPKLSAGRVQSVATRLVVERERERIAFVPAHYWDIAAQFDTGRDEEPKAFKAGLVSVDGKRVAQGRDFASDGTLKTKDVLHLDEEAARGLAERLRGRPYEVKSVERKPYTRKPYPPFRTTTLQQEASRKLNFSAKYTMSVAQKLYENGFITYMRTDSITLSETAIAAARRQAAALFGGEYVPDRPRVYASKVKNAQEAHEAIRPAGDTFRTPAETGLSGDQFRLYELIWKRTIASQMKDAAGQSVSIRVTGESTDGERAEFSATGKTITFHGFLKAYVESADDPATDRDDQERRLPNLAEGDALTAAAVEAEGHSTRPPARYTEASLVKELEEREIGRPSTYAAIISTIIGREYVFKKGTALVPTFLAFAVVNLLEQHFGNLVDYDFTAHMEDGLDEIARGEAERVRWLERFYFGDGENSEEGLKELVSDISDIDAKGISSFPIKGTDIVVRVGRYGPYLDRDGERVNIPDDIAPDELTAEKAEELFSRPSGDRELGVDPETGHTIVAKSGRFGPYVTEILPEPAEGEKKKRTKKSDAPKPRTSSLFKSMSLDTITLDDALKLLSLPRTLGELDGEPVTAHNGRFGPYIKKGSDSRSLNSEEELFTITLEQAKELFAQPKQRGRRAAASAPLRELGNDPFSEKPVVVKEGRFGPYVTDGETNASLRKGDEVESITLQRAAELLAERREKVAASGGKKKPAKKTATRRRTSAKSGS
- a CDS encoding DUF5703 family protein, whose translation is MAEYSYLVLSLPRGTTRDAARRILTEHAEHGGWEIDRLRLYPDGRRRIRLRRKVIRAVRTF
- a CDS encoding M20/M25/M40 family metallo-hydrolase, which codes for MITVGQEPTAEDEVVRFCQELIRIDTSNPGDHSGPGEREAAEYVAEKLEEVGLETRILESHPGRASLVARIEGEDPGRDALLLHGHLDVVPAQAEDWTHDPFGGEIIDGCVWGRGAVDMKNMDAMILAVVRQRLREGRRPPRDVVLAFLADEEAGGKWGAQWLVREHPELFEGCTEAVGEVGGFSLTVPGDRRMYLIETAEKGIAWMNLTARGTAGHGSMVHPDNAVTAVAGAVARLGSHEFPVRLTKSVRAFLERVCMAYGVEFDPERPEECLDKIGPMARMIGATLRNTLNPTRLDAGYKTNVIPQSATAQVDGRFLPGHEEEFFQVVDELLGPDVQRDFVHYDHAVETDYEGALVAAMEAALTAEDPGALPVPYCLSGGTDAKSFARLGMRCFGFAPLKLPPELDFSGMFHGVDERVPVDGLKFGVRVLDKFLDRA
- a CDS encoding ABC transporter ATP-binding protein, with the protein product MTAAIATSELVKTFGSTRALDGLDLTVETGEVHGFLGPNGAGKSTCIRVLLGLLRADAGRAEVLGGDPWSSAVELHRRMAYVPGDVELWPNLTGGEAIDLLGRLRGGLDRGRRAELIERFDLDPSKKGRTYSKGNRQKVAIVAALASDAELLLLDEPTSGLDPLMEVVFQDVVKQLKAEGRTVLLSSHILAQVEHLADKVSIIRQGKIVQSGTLAEMRHLTRTTIEARTGRPVTGLEGAPGVHDLEATGDRVRFAVDGDHLDAAVRVLSRFEIRSLVSHPPTLEELMLRHYGDELAAAGNGTGREPVPAGGEER
- a CDS encoding ABC transporter permease; translation: MTATTAREQTRAPAAPAQGGALAGAGTLVPFILRRDRIKLPAWLLGITFLLFYFHNVVAQATETEEQLQDVRRFMEGTIGALFGPGYGRDDITTERYLTNVYGVFFFVLAALMSMLLVSRHTRVEEQSGRSELIRSNVVGRHAQLTATLAVAAGANIVLALLLAGALAANGHDAGQGLLFGAAVAAVGLVFAGITALTVQVTEYSRTATSLAGAVLGTAWVVRAVGDMLGDHGSPLSWFSPLAWSNQTRVYVDGRWWPLLLSAGLAAAAAALGYALSGRRDVGAGLVAARTGAPEAAPWLGSPLTAAFRLQRAALIWWTAALAAFGFVFGAVTDQIADPDDISGDRLEMFGGSLDTLADGYLGVITLFIAVFAGVMVVLGVQSVWAEESKGRAEPILATATSRTSWFGGYLAVIAAGLVGLLLVAGFATGLGAAVSLGDGSYILDVTAAHLAHVPGVLVMLGIAALLFGVFPRAIGVVWAVLGYSLFAGLFGTITDMPQAARNLMPMEHVGQPPLDGVSWTATVVLLLVAVALSAAGLAGFRRRDLKGR
- the sigJ gene encoding RNA polymerase sigma factor SigJ; this translates as MSISELYGELRPRAFSIAYQMLGSISETEDVVQEAFLRMHQALQRDERIDSPRAYITTLVTRLAIDQFRSARARRERYVGEWLPEPLAAESTPADQVEIVDSLSLAFLVLLESLTPHQRAAFLLRDVFEYPYSEVADIIGTDVDGTRHLVARARTHVRKHRSRYNATPRQRDELARRFFAATERGDLSSLEELLARDVTLHVDGGGKVPAQLRPVNGRQRVARALVGAMSVLSRRGVHVHATEVNGRPGAVTVDEDERPTGVLGLDFHDGRIGAIYFIANPDKLQRVGRVGGRDLLRAGPHSGEAGA
- a CDS encoding aromatic prenyltransferase codes for the protein MSREAAENLYSAIEKTTGLLDVPCSRDKVWPVLSAFQAAIPKAAILFRLATDARHAGEVNCHMMMLPGDVDPYALALSKGLLEGTDHPVGDLLADIEKRLPVESYGIDFGVVGGFQKAWSCFPGDSMQKLSDLAEIPSMATGLAANMDLFARHGLAENVTLIGMDYEHKTMNVYFGEADECLKPEAVKSMLRDMEMPEPSEQMLNFARQAFGFYATLSWDSPKIQRFCYSAITREPLSLLERVDPKIEHFLTEIPYGVDEPKVVYLATSPKEGEYCKVNAYYQWRPRLVKHMHASVSESAD